A stretch of Aristophania vespae DNA encodes these proteins:
- the murD gene encoding UDP-N-acetylmuramoyl-L-alanine--D-glutamate ligase codes for MPKLAWPKDLFKDHRYAVCGLGRNGISVVKTLLTMGAEVQAWDDRSPSFEEAPNLTLAPITDLREFDALILSPGIPHYLPSPHPTAILARSQSIPIWSDAELLWRAVRKAGSQAHFVSITGTNGKSTTTSLLAHILKEAGIIVAAGGNLGTASLALPLLNDDGIYLLEMSSYMLERLDHYHAHCAIWLNTTPDHLERHGDMEGYIKAKAHIFDNMGPDDLAILGESAPWTRKILPQLEKKNVPVKTVSVTKSYPFELAPHLPGLHNAQNIQACHEAARFLSVNEETIQKAIISFPGLDHRLKTVTSINNITFINDSKATNAEATSHALKAYDKVIWIAGGIAKAGGIESLAPLFSHVAHVCLIGQDSALLAETLAQYNVPFTQCKILEIAVTESYRLAQELGVDTVLLSPACASFDQYKSFEERGARFAHYARSLSLIAKK; via the coding sequence ATGCCCAAACTAGCCTGGCCAAAAGATCTCTTTAAAGACCATCGTTACGCAGTCTGTGGTTTAGGCCGCAATGGTATTTCCGTTGTAAAAACCCTTCTTACTATGGGTGCAGAAGTACAAGCCTGGGACGATCGATCACCGTCTTTTGAAGAAGCTCCCAACCTGACGCTCGCTCCCATAACGGATTTAAGGGAATTTGATGCCCTTATATTGTCACCGGGGATCCCGCATTATCTTCCTAGCCCTCATCCTACAGCTATTTTAGCGCGTTCACAGTCAATACCCATCTGGTCTGATGCAGAATTACTGTGGAGGGCTGTACGCAAAGCAGGCTCACAAGCTCATTTTGTCTCCATTACCGGTACGAACGGAAAATCGACAACCACTTCTTTACTTGCGCATATTTTAAAAGAAGCCGGAATCATTGTCGCCGCCGGGGGCAATTTGGGCACAGCCTCCCTTGCTCTACCCCTCCTAAATGATGATGGCATCTATCTTCTTGAAATGTCATCTTACATGTTAGAAAGACTTGATCATTATCATGCGCATTGTGCAATCTGGCTTAATACTACGCCAGACCACCTTGAACGACATGGCGATATGGAAGGCTATATAAAAGCCAAAGCTCATATTTTTGATAATATGGGGCCTGATGATCTTGCCATTTTAGGAGAAAGCGCTCCCTGGACCAGGAAAATATTGCCCCAGCTTGAAAAGAAAAATGTCCCAGTTAAAACAGTTTCTGTAACAAAATCTTATCCGTTTGAACTGGCACCTCATCTACCAGGGCTTCATAATGCGCAAAATATCCAAGCATGCCATGAAGCTGCACGTTTCCTTTCTGTAAATGAAGAGACTATTCAAAAGGCAATTATCAGCTTTCCTGGCTTAGATCACCGCTTAAAAACTGTGACCTCAATTAACAATATTACTTTTATAAATGATAGTAAGGCCACAAATGCTGAGGCCACTTCTCACGCTTTAAAAGCTTATGATAAGGTTATCTGGATTGCCGGAGGCATTGCCAAAGCGGGAGGTATTGAAAGCCTAGCCCCTCTTTTCTCTCATGTCGCTCATGTTTGTCTTATAGGACAAGATAGTGCTCTTTTGGCAGAAACTTTAGCACAATATAATGTGCCTTTTACGCAATGTAAGATTCTGGAAATTGCCGTAACAGAATCTTACAGATTAGCACAGGAACTAGGTGTTGATACGGTCCTTCTTTCTCCTGCTTGTGCAAGCTTTGATCAATATAAAAGCTTTGAAGAACGAGGGGCACGCTTTGCTCATTATGCCCGCTCTCTCTCGCTAATTGCTAAAAAGTGA
- a CDS encoding FtsW/RodA/SpoVE family cell cycle protein — MKPLSRTDKSSYAQWWRNIDHVTLTCVGILMGLGYILMLAASPAVAHRIGASRNMFIFKQVVFLLLAGIVLLTTSRLSPRNIKKLAIIGSIIALGATFMTLVHGMEIKGARRWIALPLMSVQPSEFLKPFFAVITGWLLSLRNTVQLRNGFKFPGRLVAFFIFLVIAALLQAQPDIGMLSVVTVVFAAQLFIDGLPIIFFVALVASMLGAFGIAFLKFNHVRSRVERFLHPDVGDHYQIDTSLRAFGNGGLLGRGPGEGHVKDLLPDAHADFIYAVAGEEYGLLLCLFIVCVFTVIVVRTLLRLTRSKDPFIILSTSGLITGFGLQAFINMGSTLHLIPTKGMTLPLISYGGSSAISIALALGMVLALTRHRVEPGLFSPQPTTTAVSSISLRLGSSTPRGH; from the coding sequence ATGAAACCATTATCACGCACAGATAAATCTTCTTATGCTCAATGGTGGCGCAATATTGACCATGTCACTCTAACATGCGTCGGAATTCTTATGGGCTTGGGTTATATCCTCATGCTTGCTGCCAGCCCAGCCGTTGCTCATCGTATCGGCGCATCGCGCAATATGTTTATATTCAAGCAAGTTGTTTTTCTGCTTTTAGCAGGTATTGTGCTGCTCACGACATCACGCTTAAGCCCGCGTAATATAAAAAAACTCGCTATTATTGGTAGTATTATAGCGCTCGGTGCTACTTTCATGACTTTAGTTCATGGAATGGAAATTAAAGGAGCCCGACGCTGGATTGCACTCCCCTTAATGTCTGTCCAGCCATCAGAATTTTTAAAGCCTTTTTTTGCTGTCATTACTGGATGGCTTTTAAGCCTACGCAACACTGTACAACTTAGAAATGGTTTTAAATTTCCTGGTCGTCTAGTTGCGTTTTTTATCTTTCTTGTAATTGCAGCTTTATTACAGGCCCAACCAGATATCGGAATGCTTTCTGTCGTAACGGTTGTTTTTGCTGCACAGCTTTTTATTGACGGCCTTCCAATTATATTTTTTGTTGCGCTCGTTGCCTCAATGCTCGGTGCATTTGGTATAGCTTTTTTAAAGTTTAATCACGTTCGATCACGCGTTGAACGCTTTTTGCACCCTGACGTGGGAGACCATTATCAAATTGATACTTCTTTACGTGCCTTTGGAAATGGCGGCCTATTAGGCCGTGGCCCCGGCGAAGGACACGTTAAGGATCTTCTTCCTGATGCCCATGCTGATTTTATCTATGCCGTTGCTGGAGAAGAATATGGCTTGCTACTCTGTCTCTTCATCGTCTGTGTTTTTACAGTCATTGTGGTAAGAACACTTTTACGCCTGACCCGAAGTAAAGACCCCTTCATTATTCTTTCAACAAGTGGATTGATCACAGGATTTGGGTTACAGGCTTTTATTAATATGGGTTCAACATTACATCTCATTCCGACCAAAGGCATGACACTTCCCCTTATTTCTTATGGAGGAAGTTCCGCAATATCAATTGCCCTTGCTCTGGGTATGGTATTGGCTCTTACACGCCACCGCGTAGAACCTGGTTTATTTTCTCCTCAGCCTACAACAACAGCTGTTTCTTCTATTTCTTTACGCCTGGGTTCTTCCACCCCGAGAGGTCACTAA
- a CDS encoding glycosyltransferase has protein sequence MKAPIIIAAGGTGGHFFPAEALASCLQKRGHELVLMTDQRNTHRTIGAFALSKQYVLSGSGVVGKKPRDKLKGLLSLLKGIFGARSLIKQIKPSAVIGFGDIPPSLLF, from the coding sequence ATGAAAGCTCCCATTATCATTGCTGCTGGTGGTACGGGTGGACATTTTTTTCCTGCTGAAGCTCTTGCAAGCTGCCTTCAAAAAAGAGGTCACGAGCTTGTTTTAATGACAGATCAGCGTAATACGCACCGCACGATTGGTGCATTTGCTTTGTCAAAACAATATGTGCTTTCTGGCTCTGGCGTTGTGGGCAAAAAGCCACGAGATAAACTCAAAGGGCTATTATCTCTTTTAAAAGGAATATTTGGTGCCCGCTCTCTCATTAAACAGATTAAACCTTCAGCCGTTATTGGTTTTGGGGATATCCCTCCATCCCTCCTCTTTTAG
- a CDS encoding glycosyltransferase, with translation MRSTIEALASQPYEAPSTEGDDPIRLLIWGGSLGAQIFSQVVPQAIITLPKKIRKRLHITQQMKSEFIADNQALYNKAGVKADLLPFIDNVAEILGKAHLVIGRAGGSSVAELTMAARPAIMVPLPIAASDEQGANASALEKAGAGWMIRQADFTSEALTEKLQILLTQPNILEKAAQASAQLRHLNAAEKLADLIESYLF, from the coding sequence GTGCGTTCAACAATAGAAGCTCTTGCTTCCCAACCTTATGAAGCACCCAGTACCGAGGGCGATGACCCCATAAGACTACTTATTTGGGGTGGTTCTTTAGGAGCGCAGATTTTTAGTCAGGTTGTTCCTCAGGCCATAATAACCCTGCCCAAAAAAATTAGAAAACGACTTCATATTACTCAACAAATGAAAAGTGAGTTCATTGCTGATAACCAAGCTTTATATAATAAAGCTGGCGTAAAAGCCGATCTTTTACCGTTTATTGATAATGTTGCTGAAATATTGGGCAAGGCTCATTTAGTAATTGGCCGCGCAGGAGGATCTTCAGTGGCGGAACTAACAATGGCTGCACGACCAGCTATTATGGTCCCTCTTCCAATTGCCGCTTCTGACGAACAGGGAGCCAATGCAAGCGCTTTAGAAAAAGCTGGTGCAGGCTGGATGATAAGGCAAGCTGATTTTACAAGCGAAGCTCTTACAGAAAAACTTCAGATTCTTTTAACACAACCAAACATTTTAGAGAAAGCGGCTCAAGCCTCAGCACAATTACGCCATTTAAATGCTGCGGAAAAATTGGCTGATCTAATTGAAAGCTACCTTTTTTAA
- the murC gene encoding UDP-N-acetylmuramate--L-alanine ligase codes for MRTLPLNIGTLHFVGIGGIGMSGIAEVMHMLGYKVQGSDISENSNVLRLRKVGITVHIGHDEANLSDAQVVVISTAVKRDNPEVVAARSRLIPVVRRAEMLAELMRLRWAIAIGGTHGKTTTTSLVSCVLEQAALDPTVINGGIIEAYGTNTRMGSGDWMVVEADESDGSFLRLPSVIAVVTNMDPEHLDHWGSDEAMEAGYRQFVSNIPFYGFAVLCVDHPRVQQMIPQLSDHRVITYGFSPQADVRAENIIMDSHGASFEVVITNRAKNNDRRAGPFKLPMFGHHNVLNALAAIAVATEMEIPDHLISEGLAGFRGVKRRFTRTGSWNDVAIIDDYGHHPVEIAAVLKAARQAGAGHVIAVVQPHRYSRVKNLFNDFCTCMNDADTVIISDIYAAGEDPIEGINKDTLAQGLRDRGHRNVLSLPSPEALPAVIKETAQPGDYVVCLGAGSITQWAQKLPQQLAELG; via the coding sequence ATGCGTACACTTCCCCTCAATATCGGAACACTACATTTTGTCGGTATTGGAGGGATAGGTATGTCCGGCATTGCAGAAGTCATGCACATGTTGGGCTATAAAGTTCAAGGCTCAGATATAAGCGAAAACAGCAATGTTTTACGTTTGCGCAAAGTTGGCATAACCGTTCATATCGGTCATGATGAAGCCAATCTGAGTGATGCTCAGGTAGTTGTCATTTCAACTGCGGTAAAAAGAGATAATCCCGAAGTCGTTGCTGCACGTTCCAGACTTATTCCTGTTGTCAGACGTGCTGAAATGCTGGCCGAGCTCATGCGCCTTCGCTGGGCTATTGCTATTGGGGGCACACATGGCAAAACAACAACAACAAGCTTGGTTTCATGCGTGTTAGAACAGGCAGCTCTTGATCCTACCGTCATTAATGGAGGGATTATTGAGGCATACGGCACCAACACCCGCATGGGGTCCGGTGACTGGATGGTTGTCGAAGCTGATGAAAGTGATGGTTCTTTTTTACGCCTACCCTCCGTCATTGCTGTCGTTACAAATATGGACCCCGAACATCTTGATCATTGGGGCTCAGATGAAGCAATGGAGGCAGGCTACAGACAGTTTGTCTCTAATATACCATTTTACGGCTTTGCGGTTTTATGTGTCGATCACCCTCGTGTGCAGCAAATGATACCTCAGCTTTCGGATCACCGTGTCATTACATATGGATTTAGCCCTCAGGCTGACGTCAGGGCAGAAAATATTATTATGGACTCACATGGTGCATCTTTTGAAGTTGTCATTACTAATCGCGCTAAAAATAACGACCGTAGAGCAGGTCCCTTCAAACTTCCCATGTTTGGACATCATAATGTTTTAAATGCCTTGGCTGCTATTGCCGTTGCAACAGAGATGGAAATTCCCGACCATCTTATTTCAGAAGGTTTGGCTGGTTTTAGGGGCGTAAAAAGGCGCTTTACCCGTACAGGTTCCTGGAACGACGTTGCTATTATTGATGATTATGGTCACCACCCAGTTGAAATTGCAGCCGTACTCAAAGCAGCCCGTCAGGCTGGTGCAGGGCATGTCATTGCCGTTGTGCAGCCGCACCGTTATTCTCGTGTCAAAAATCTATTTAACGATTTTTGTACATGCATGAATGATGCAGATACTGTCATTATCAGCGACATTTATGCTGCTGGAGAAGACCCAATTGAGGGTATAAATAAAGATACATTGGCACAGGGACTTCGCGATCGTGGTCATCGTAACGTGCTTAGCTTACCCTCTCCCGAAGCACTCCCTGCTGTCATCAAAGAGACTGCACAACCAGGAGATTATGTTGTCTGTCTAGGGGCAGGTAGTATCACTCAATGGGCTCAAAAACTGCCTCAGCAACTTGCTGAGCTCGGTTAG
- the murB gene encoding UDP-N-acetylmuramate dehydrogenase — MTNFSTLPPVRGRLKSNVALGPRTWFRCGGQADWLFVPEDIQDLAFFLGECPPELSQTVLGACSNVIIRDGGIEGVVIRLAGGFSDIIKDDDGLIIGAATLDVNIAEKAASYGLGGLEFLAGIPGSIGGAVAMNAGAYGGEIVQCLDWIECLDRQGNLKRYPASALNMSYRHSELPERSIVVKARLKATPEDPELIRQKITEIRTAREDSQPLKTRTGGSTFRNPDGHKAWMLIDQAKCRGLKIGDAQISEKHCNFMLNLGKASSAELELLGETVRQRVFDQTGISLQWEIKRIGRNLPVSNKL; from the coding sequence ATGACTAACTTTTCGACACTACCCCCTGTACGTGGCCGTTTAAAAAGTAATGTAGCTTTAGGCCCCAGAACATGGTTTCGTTGCGGAGGGCAGGCTGATTGGCTTTTTGTGCCAGAAGACATTCAGGATCTTGCGTTTTTTCTAGGTGAATGCCCACCAGAACTTTCACAAACAGTCTTAGGGGCCTGTTCTAACGTCATCATCCGTGATGGGGGCATTGAAGGCGTTGTTATTCGCCTCGCTGGTGGGTTTTCTGACATTATAAAAGACGATGACGGCCTTATTATAGGGGCAGCTACACTTGATGTTAACATTGCAGAAAAAGCCGCTTCTTACGGTTTAGGCGGCTTAGAGTTTTTGGCAGGCATCCCTGGTTCTATTGGGGGCGCTGTTGCTATGAATGCTGGTGCTTATGGTGGTGAAATAGTTCAATGCCTGGATTGGATTGAATGCCTTGATAGACAAGGTAATTTAAAACGTTATCCGGCTTCTGCGTTAAATATGAGCTACCGCCATAGTGAGCTGCCAGAAAGAAGCATTGTTGTAAAAGCTCGTTTAAAAGCCACTCCTGAAGATCCAGAACTTATTAGACAGAAAATAACAGAAATTCGCACCGCCCGAGAAGACAGCCAACCTTTAAAAACCCGCACCGGAGGGTCTACTTTTCGTAATCCTGATGGCCATAAAGCATGGATGCTTATTGATCAGGCAAAATGTCGGGGTCTAAAAATTGGGGACGCACAAATAAGCGAAAAACATTGTAATTTTATGCTTAATCTGGGAAAGGCAAGCAGTGCTGAGCTGGAATTACTTGGTGAGACAGTAAGACAAAGAGTATTTGATCAAACTGGCATTTCGCTTCAATGGGAAATAAAGCGTATTGGACGCAACTTGCCAGTTTCAAATAAATTGTAA
- a CDS encoding D-alanine--D-alanine ligase: MTGASHNKKTSHPLKVAVLMGGISSEREISLTSGKAVKTALSHIGHDAHAIDVNSDIIETITSLKTLKPDVVFNALHGPGGEDGTIQALLEWLKLPYTHSGVLASATAMDKAASRLAFAAHNLPIARGMVLTPQELAMSDPLDRPYVIKPVSEGSSVGVTILQPGESRRTEIANSWDHGKQILVEEYIPGRELTVGVLRDTALAVTEILPLSGDFYDFGAKYQTGGSRHIIPANLPPQITEKAFYYACQAHNALGCHGASRTDFRYDEQTDRLVILEVNNQPGMTPTSLLPEQSAWRGLSYELLCDWMVKEALALNTQPILSLLEK, translated from the coding sequence ATGACTGGTGCGTCACATAATAAAAAAACCTCACACCCTTTGAAGGTTGCCGTCCTTATGGGAGGCATTTCCAGCGAAAGAGAAATCAGCCTGACAAGTGGTAAGGCCGTTAAAACAGCCCTTAGTCACATTGGCCATGACGCCCATGCAATAGATGTTAATTCTGACATCATCGAGACTATCACAAGCCTAAAAACTCTTAAGCCCGACGTTGTTTTTAACGCGCTCCATGGGCCTGGAGGAGAAGATGGCACCATCCAGGCTTTACTTGAGTGGCTTAAATTACCTTATACCCATTCTGGCGTTCTGGCTTCAGCCACTGCCATGGATAAAGCGGCAAGCCGTTTAGCCTTTGCTGCGCATAATTTACCAATCGCTCGCGGAATGGTCCTAACGCCTCAAGAGCTTGCTATGTCCGACCCGCTGGATCGCCCCTATGTGATCAAACCAGTTTCGGAAGGGTCATCTGTAGGGGTGACAATTTTACAACCAGGTGAATCCCGTCGCACTGAAATTGCCAATTCATGGGATCATGGAAAGCAAATTTTAGTAGAAGAATATATTCCTGGCCGTGAACTTACAGTTGGCGTACTGCGTGATACAGCTTTGGCCGTTACAGAAATTTTGCCCCTTTCAGGTGATTTTTACGATTTTGGTGCAAAATATCAAACTGGCGGCTCACGTCATATTATACCAGCTAATCTTCCTCCGCAGATCACAGAAAAAGCTTTTTACTATGCGTGTCAGGCACATAATGCCTTAGGGTGCCACGGCGCCAGCAGAACTGATTTTCGTTATGATGAGCAGACAGATCGTCTAGTTATTTTAGAGGTTAATAACCAACCTGGTATGACTCCAACATCTTTATTACCAGAACAAAGCGCTTGGCGGGGTCTTTCTTACGAATTATTATGTGATTGGATGGTAAAAGAAGCACTTGCGCTTAATACGCAACCTATTTTAAGCCTTTTAGAGAAGTAA
- a CDS encoding cell division protein FtsQ/DivIB: protein MYSAPPPSNPAPRPVDGDRPSRLSLFWKRHKAGLRRGSVLVIILLTLGGGSWILYNMLSDAQMETIRRQLENIDPLKIRHIIINGNNLTDKNDVIAQLDTHTGQTLFGFSVEEARLRINKLPFVEHSTVERRLPDSIVITLTEHLPIAIWQTHGHFVLINQAGERISEQEISRKDIAIFRKLPLVVGNGANNNADTIIMLLKNYPSITSRTLALVRVGNRRWNIVLRNGATILLPEGAEEAALKRLDNYQQNFRLLERPLASVDMRLADRMVIHLSSASQNSSAGSNNSAVTSHSSPLNRSSSKEKALAPSNAALTEKKP, encoded by the coding sequence ATGTATTCCGCCCCACCCCCTTCTAACCCCGCGCCAAGGCCCGTTGACGGTGATCGTCCTTCTCGCCTTTCGCTCTTTTGGAAACGGCATAAAGCCGGCCTAAGGCGCGGGTCAGTTCTGGTCATTATTTTGCTGACCTTAGGGGGTGGCAGCTGGATACTCTATAACATGCTTTCTGATGCTCAAATGGAGACAATTAGAAGGCAGCTTGAAAATATTGATCCCTTAAAAATTCGACATATTATTATAAATGGCAATAATCTCACTGATAAAAACGATGTTATTGCTCAGTTAGATACACATACCGGGCAAACTTTATTTGGTTTTTCAGTTGAAGAAGCACGTCTTCGTATCAATAAACTCCCTTTTGTTGAGCACTCAACTGTTGAAAGACGATTACCTGATTCTATTGTTATCACTCTTACTGAACATCTTCCCATTGCTATCTGGCAAACACACGGCCATTTTGTTTTAATTAACCAGGCCGGTGAGCGTATTTCGGAGCAGGAAATTTCGCGTAAAGATATAGCTATATTTCGCAAATTACCTCTTGTCGTAGGTAATGGGGCTAATAATAATGCTGATACTATCATCATGCTTCTTAAGAACTATCCTTCCATCACATCTCGCACCCTAGCTCTGGTGCGTGTAGGTAATAGAAGGTGGAATATAGTTTTAAGAAATGGAGCAACAATTTTATTACCTGAAGGCGCTGAAGAGGCGGCTCTCAAACGCCTTGACAATTATCAACAAAATTTCCGTCTTCTTGAACGTCCTCTTGCATCTGTTGATATGCGTTTAGCAGACAGAATGGTCATCCATCTTTCATCTGCTTCGCAAAATTCATCAGCTGGATCAAACAATTCTGCAGTTACATCACATTCTTCGCCACTAAATCGCTCCTCATCGAAGGAGAAAGCACTTGCGCCATCTAATGCGGCCCTCACTGAGAAAAAGCCTTAA